A single Montipora foliosa isolate CH-2021 chromosome 7, ASM3666993v2, whole genome shotgun sequence DNA region contains:
- the LOC138011429 gene encoding copine-3-like isoform X1 translates to MAQCVSKVELHVSCRGLLDKDSTSKSDPLCAVYMQDVHGKWIEHARTEKVTNNLNPDFAKGIRLDYYFEMVQKLKFLVYDVDNETSSLGDDDFLGEMECTLGQVVSKKSYAQTLKIKGRNVGTITVYAEELKGGNEIVHLTFRSTNLDNKDFMGKSDPFLQISKVKPDGGTLLVHRTEVIKNNLNPSWKSFSIPLQTLCSGDYDGGLRIDCFDYDGDGSHDYIGGTNSTLRQLIEMKHNGKGLDLVNPKKKQKKKGYVNSGVLYISQCDVTKVHTFLDYIMGGCQINFTVGIDFTASNGDPNDPRSLHYMNPYEPNEYVRALVAVGEVCQDYDSDKYFPALGFGARIPPNMQVSHEFPLTFNPTNPYCHGIPEIVVAYQNCIRQVQLYGPTNVAPIINHVIRFAEQAAKDSTASQYYVLLLLTDGVLTDMEDTKAAIIKASRLPLSVIIVGVGQADFKDMNELDADEGRLRCGHHYADRDIVQFVPYRDFKTQPPAVLAKHVLAEIPKQVQEYFTKRGLAPMPPKGPAPPSLGAL, encoded by the exons ATGGCACAGTGCGTAAGCAAAGTTGAGCTACACGTCTCCTGTAGAGGGCTCCTTGATAAGGATTCTACATCAAAATCAGATCCTCTATGTGCAGTCTACATGCAAGATGTCCATGGTAAATGGATCGAG CATGCAAGGACAGAAAAGGTGACGAATAATCTCAATCCTGATTTCGCGAAAGGAATCAGATTGGATTACTACTTTGAAATggttcaaaaactgaaatttttagTTTATGATGTTGATAATGAGACAAGCTCTCTTGGAGATGACGATTTTCTTGGTGAAATGGAATGTACACTTGGACAG GTAGTCTCAAAGAAATCCTATGCTCAGACCTTGAAAATAAAAGGACGCAATGTGGGAACAATAACA GTTTATGCAGAAGAATTAAAAGGGGGGAATGAAATAGTTCACCTGACATTCAGATCAACAAATTTGGATAATAAG GATTTCATGGGAAAGTCAGATCCATTTCTTCAGATTTCTAAAGTTAAGCCTGATGGCGGAACTCTGCTTGTGCACCGAACTGAG gtcattaaaaacaatttgaatcCATCTTGGAAATCATTCAGCATCCCTCTTCAAACTCTGTGCAGCGGTGACTATGATGGAGGACTAAGG ATTGATTGCTTTGATTATGATGGTGATGGATCACATGACTATATCGGAGGAACCAATTCAACTCTGCGGCAATTAATAGAGATGAAACACAACGGG AAGGGACTTGACTTGGTAAATCccaaaaagaagcaaaagaagaAAGGATATGTTAATTCAGGAGTCCTTTATATCAGTCAGTGTGAT GTAACAAAAGTTCACACATTTTTGGATTATATAATGGGAGGATGCCAAATTAACTTTACG GTAGGTATAGATTTCACAGCATCAAATGGTGACCCAAATGATCCTCGATCTCTACACTATATGAATCCTTATGAACCCAACGAGTATGTCAGGGCTTTGGTCGCTGTTGGAGAAGTCTGCCAGGACTATGATAG TGACAAATATTTTCCAGCCCTAGGATTTGGAGCGAGAATACCTCCAAATATGCAAGTGTCACATGAGTTTCCTTTGACGTTCAATCCAACCAATCCCTACTGTCATG GGATCCCTGAGATTGTAGTTGCATATCAGAACTGTATTCGCCAAGTGCAGCTGTATGGGCCGACAAACGTGGCGCCGATCATTAATCACGTGATCAGATTTGCTGAACAGGCTGCCAAGGACAGCACTGCATCG CAATACTATGTGCTTCTTCTTCTGACGGACGGTGTATTGACAGACATGGAGGACACAAAAGCCGCTATTATCAAGGCATCACGCCTGCCATTGTCAGTGATCATTGTAGGAGTCGGTCAAGCTGATTTCAAAGATATGAATGAACTGGATGCTGATGAAGGAAG ATTACGTTGCGGTCATCATTATGCCGATAGAGACATAGTTCAGTTTGTGCCTTATAGAGATTTCAAAACG CAACCGCCTGCCGTGCTCGCCAAGCATGTGTTGGCAGAAATTCCCAAGCAAGTACAGGAGTACTTCACCAAGCGTGGCCTCGCTCCTATGCCACCAAAAGGACCAGCCCCTCCCTCCTTGGGAGCTCTGTGA
- the LOC138011429 gene encoding copine-3-like isoform X2, with protein sequence MAQCVSKVELHVSCRGLLDKDSTSKSDPLCAVYMQDVHGKWIEHARTEKVTNNLNPDFAKGIRLDYYFEMVQKLKFLVYDVDNETSSLGDDDFLGEMECTLGQVVSKKSYAQTLKIKGRNVGTITVYAEELKGGNEIVHLTFRSTNLDNKDFMGKSDPFLQISKVKPDGGTLLVHRTEVIKNNLNPSWKSFSIPLQTLCSGDYDGGLRIGCYDYDEDDNNDLIGCMDVTLRQLIDAKESGKGLDLVNPKKKQKKKGYVNSGVLYISQCDVTKVHTFLDYIMGGCQINFTVGIDFTASNGDPNDPRSLHYMNPYEPNEYVRALVAVGEVCQDYDSDKYFPALGFGARIPPNMQVSHEFPLTFNPTNPYCHGIPEIVVAYQNCIRQVQLYGPTNVAPIINHVIRFAEQAAKDSTASQYYVLLLLTDGVLTDMEDTKAAIIKASRLPLSVIIVGVGQADFKDMNELDADEGRLRCGHHYADRDIVQFVPYRDFKTQPPAVLAKHVLAEIPKQVQEYFTKRGLAPMPPKGPAPPSLGAL encoded by the exons ATGGCACAGTGCGTAAGCAAAGTTGAGCTACACGTCTCCTGTAGAGGGCTCCTTGATAAGGATTCTACATCAAAATCAGATCCTCTATGTGCAGTCTACATGCAAGATGTCCATGGTAAATGGATCGAG CATGCAAGGACAGAAAAGGTGACGAATAATCTCAATCCTGATTTCGCGAAAGGAATCAGATTGGATTACTACTTTGAAATggttcaaaaactgaaatttttagTTTATGATGTTGATAATGAGACAAGCTCTCTTGGAGATGACGATTTTCTTGGTGAAATGGAATGTACACTTGGACAG GTAGTCTCAAAGAAATCCTATGCTCAGACCTTGAAAATAAAAGGACGCAATGTGGGAACAATAACA GTTTATGCAGAAGAATTAAAAGGGGGGAATGAAATAGTTCACCTGACATTCAGATCAACAAATTTGGATAATAAG GATTTCATGGGAAAGTCAGATCCATTTCTTCAGATTTCTAAAGTTAAGCCTGATGGCGGAACTCTGCTTGTGCACCGAACTGAG gtcattaaaaacaatttgaatcCATCTTGGAAATCATTCAGCATCCCTCTTCAAACTCTGTGCAGCGGTGACTATGATGGAGGACTAAGG ATCGGCTGTTATGATTATGACGAGGATGACAATAATGATTTGATTGGCTGCATGGATGTAACACTTCGACAACTGATTGACGCAAAAGAATCTGGG AAGGGACTTGACTTGGTAAATCccaaaaagaagcaaaagaagaAAGGATATGTTAATTCAGGAGTCCTTTATATCAGTCAGTGTGAT GTAACAAAAGTTCACACATTTTTGGATTATATAATGGGAGGATGCCAAATTAACTTTACG GTAGGTATAGATTTCACAGCATCAAATGGTGACCCAAATGATCCTCGATCTCTACACTATATGAATCCTTATGAACCCAACGAGTATGTCAGGGCTTTGGTCGCTGTTGGAGAAGTCTGCCAGGACTATGATAG TGACAAATATTTTCCAGCCCTAGGATTTGGAGCGAGAATACCTCCAAATATGCAAGTGTCACATGAGTTTCCTTTGACGTTCAATCCAACCAATCCCTACTGTCATG GGATCCCTGAGATTGTAGTTGCATATCAGAACTGTATTCGCCAAGTGCAGCTGTATGGGCCGACAAACGTGGCGCCGATCATTAATCACGTGATCAGATTTGCTGAACAGGCTGCCAAGGACAGCACTGCATCG CAATACTATGTGCTTCTTCTTCTGACGGACGGTGTATTGACAGACATGGAGGACACAAAAGCCGCTATTATCAAGGCATCACGCCTGCCATTGTCAGTGATCATTGTAGGAGTCGGTCAAGCTGATTTCAAAGATATGAATGAACTGGATGCTGATGAAGGAAG ATTACGTTGCGGTCATCATTATGCCGATAGAGACATAGTTCAGTTTGTGCCTTATAGAGATTTCAAAACG CAACCGCCTGCCGTGCTCGCCAAGCATGTGTTGGCAGAAATTCCCAAGCAAGTACAGGAGTACTTCACCAAGCGTGGCCTCGCTCCTATGCCACCAAAAGGACCAGCCCCTCCCTCCTTGGGAGCTCTGTGA